The Oryza glaberrima chromosome 5, OglaRS2, whole genome shotgun sequence DNA segment GGTTATTCGTTGAGCCCCGCGGTTTTCTCCAGATCAAGTGGCAGCGACAAGCCCCATGGGCCATGGCGGCTTGATCTCTAGATCCATAGTGACATCCTAGTTCTTGACTTTGGGCTTTCTTCGATGGTGGTGGCCGTACACTAGTCTGTCAATGCTCAAGCAGACGACAAGGGGACCTTGGGCCTGCAACCCTCCCCGTAACACCAACTgttattaaatttatttctctttaAGAATGGTTTGGTAAATCAGTTTtgtttgttgttaataactGATACTATCATTTTACTCCTAACTCGATTGTTAGAAAAAACATACTAAAGATCATATAGTAATTCTCGTAGTAAAACGTGGGAAGCACACTTAGGAGAAATCGAgctgtgtttggttggagggagtggaAACGTGTTTGTGGGTCGTGTGTCCTTGATGTACCCGCAACAATGAGCGCTCACACATTTTCATGCTCTCCTCCGTACAATACAAATAAAATACAAGCATGGTTGATGACGAAAGATTTTCTATGAAAACGTTCACATCATGCTAGATTTTGGATGTGCTTGTTTGGCTTTATCATTTGAAACATATTATTTATTCGATTATTGTCATGAATTATCTACTTACTATTAAAGAGAGCAATCTAACATCTTAAAAACGGTTTAGCTTAAATTATGGCGACACATGTTACACTATGAATTTTTTAGCAACTTGATCCTCTCTGCAATTCGTGTAGGAGCAGCGTTAAACTGGCTAGCTAACTAAAGCTACTCAAAAAGACTCAATTCTTGGGTTCcagtgttcaacgtttgactgtccgtcttatatgaaatttttttatgattagtatttttcattattgttagataataaaacatgaataatactttatgtatgacttatctttttaaattttttcataatttttcaaataagatagacggtcaatcgttagacacggaaacccacaaattgagtttttttttgagacagGGGGAGTAGCTAGGTAGGtagttatttatatatttatacaattTTACACGGTAGTTACAACACACTTACACATCAGTTACATATGTAAACTCGACTTACACatcacttacatatgtaattagtatgtaattttgggatttacatatgtaattttaggacttacatatgtaattttgggagttacattgtaaatataataaaattacatatgtaattttgagacttacaatagaaatatatgccgactattttttggtaaaaaatatagcgccataaatatagctactccctcttaaaaaaaaagcttaggAAATAGCTTAAAATAAGTGGTTTAAACAATAGTATAATAGAAGaaagttttcttaaaaaaagtttttttaaaacacagAACAAATAATATGTGGCAATAATCTTTAAATAAGCTGAAAAGAACGGGTAACACAAACTTTAGATGTGCAACAAATTTTTTCAAGTATCTGTCTGGTTTACTGCAACTACGGTGGTTAGCCATACGTTTTAGTCATGTGACATTATGGAttagagattttctttttttactttgtttAAGGTGTGCCTACTTTTTCTATcaataaccaaaataaatatagtctTTATCATGTCTTTTTCATTCTTTATCACATTCTCCTTCCTACTAGTAGTATCTTCCAATGGTTATTGCTAACTTCTAATTCTCTCATGAAGCCATCATAGAGCCCCAAAGACAAGCTAGCTgccttgaaaaaaaattgacttgCACATCATGTTTAATATTTCGTCTTGAAAATTTCTTAGGCTAGCACGGAAGCAACTGCAACTAGGGGCTTGTTTAGTTGtggaaaatttttaggtttggttgtcacatcggatatacggacatacatttgaagtattaaacgtagtctaataacaaaataaattacagattccgccagaaaactgcgaaacgaatttattaagcctaattaatccgtcattagcaaatatttactgtagcacaacattgtcaaattatggcgcaattaggcttaaaagattcatctcgcaatttacccgcaatctatgtaattggttttttttcctacatttaatactccatgcatgtgtccaaatatttaatgtgatagCGTGaaaattttcgttttaggaactaaacagggcctagtTGCATGGATGTTGTTATGTTGCATAGATGGTACGGAGTTAGCAGTAATCTTCAGCAAAAATGTTACGGAGAAAAAGCCAGAGGCCAGTTCGAATTTGCAGTTCGGCTCGGAAACATGATGGattattagcacataattaattttgtattaactattataaattatatatatatatatttaaaataactCTACATAGAAAGTTGTTATACAAAACGCACTGCTTACCGGTTCCAGAAATGTGCTAACCTAAAACGAGTTTAAGAAAGAAATTGCTGTTTTGAATTATTGGAAAGAGGTAGACACGTATCCTTGCAATTATTGTTGATGGATCTTATTTCATAGTAGGTTTGTTATTGATGGATCTTATTTCATGataggtttatttattttgatggtttaTTATTGATGGATCTTAttacataatactccctctattcctaAATATAACggattttggtgggatgtgacacatcttaatataataaatctggacatgcttcagtctagattcgttgtattaggatatgtcatatcccaccaaaattttttatatttagggatggagatagtaggtttgtttattttgaTACGGATGAAGTAATACACACCTTGCCTAGTATCCCATTTCGCTCAAGATTCCTTTATTTTCATGAAAACAACAGTGTGTCCACGTTTTGGTATGGActgcaaacaaataaaaatggatttttttttacacatagAATATACAAAAAACAAATATTCTCAATTGTAAAAATTGAACAGAAAGATTACATGGAATCAATCAATTGCTACTTATTCCCACGTGcatcatttcttttcttttacaaaaaatCCTTCAATTACCACTCATGTCCAACAAGTGTTTGCCACAAATACCACCACTCCTGCAACTGCAAGAAGTGTAAACAccatctttcattttttttttgggtgcacATACAATGCCTTCGGCTGCTGAGTTCTGGCAGAACTCTAGTACTCTACACTAGACATCTGACattacaagataaatttattgcAACTGATTCATTTCCAGCAAAGAAAGAAGGAATATGAACAGAACTGATATGTTTACACGCTACATACTATACGTAGTCACTACAACTAATTCGATCTGTGGAACACCTATTTCATTTCAATAGCTGTAGACATTCAGGggtaaaagaagaaacaaacgaATTTATTCAGAAACATTCCCTGACGCTATTAAAAAGACCCCACATGTATGACGTGATGTTTTGCTTTTCTGTATCTGTTCCTTATTCCTGAGACTTATTCTTTGGTACAGGATCTCAAAATACCGCAATACCACATGGATTACATTTTCTTTACGAAGGGATAATGATAAAAGTTATGCACTCTTGATTCTCTTCTGAGAAACAAAGAGATATCGCCGCAGGGCAAGCAGTGAAATCCAAGTAAATCTTGAAATCTTCTCCTTTATCATCAGCAGCAATGCAGAACTCAGGACAGTCTTGAGTATCTGAGCATGTAATCCTTTGAAGAAGCCTGGGATGCCTTCCTTGCTCCACATGGCATGCAAAGCGCCCAACATTGTTTTGGGAGATTTTGATTTTCCTGGCCTTTCAGattcatcgtcatcatcctcatcaggGTCTGCAGCCTGAATCATGACCTTGCACCTGTTTGATAATGATGTCATATAATTTATATGGtgataataatttatatgtagcATTGGCAAGCAAAATCAGGTGGAAAGGTCCAGATGTACATCTTCTGAGAAAAAAGAAGGTTCACCTGATTAGTGGGTAGGTTAATATTGTAGCAACACTTTTTGAGATGGCACCAAGGAGAAATGCTGAGAAAGCAGAAAGAGCAACTGGTGAAGAACCACCCCCTGCTTCTGCATTTTTACGTCTCTGTCTCTGAATTAGCTTCTGCTTGAGCTGATCAAATACAGTATACTGCAACAGACAGGTAATGGCAACCATAAGATAATTGTCAATTGGTGCGTGCAAAGAATAAAAGTGAAGCTAATAAGTCCGAAATCCAGTTCTAGGTGTTTCTTAGAGCTTATTTGTTACAAATTCCACACAGACATCAGCCATGTCATTGAAGTGATCTTATAttagaaatgttttttttataacacgTTATCTTGTCTGCAATTTTTAGGCAGATAATATATACATGATACTTGAACTAAATGAAGTTTCTTCAATTACAGAACTAGAATAACATTTACAACTGAATCAGATAGGAAGAAAGTTTAGTGCAGGCCCACACATCATTTTTGTagtagtagttagctatactcaATTCTACTAGTAAACAAACTTGAAGCAGCTCACACATGAAGTTCTGCAGTTCCTCCATTGTTGAGCTCAGGATATTCTTAATTATTAAGTCAAAAGGCACGAGAGTTGCATTTCATTTATATGCAAATACAGTATAGTTCACAACCAGTCAACAGTAAAATAGTTTTGCCCCTTCCTGTGTTTTTCAAACAAATGAATTTGTGACTTTCACTAAAGCTTGCAGATAAATGACTGTATAACTGCCATTTTTAAAAGCATCTCagtacatatgtttctatacatacaaaaaaaagagagaatttgAACAATGCAGAACCTTTGTACCTGAATAGAAGGATTACACGTTAGTATAAGAGAAATTCCCAAGCCATCAAATGCCTCAAGCCAAGTGCCTTCGGCAAGAGTTGCCCGCAGCCCTTTGGACTTTCCAAAGGCACTTGTTTGCATTCTAGAAGATGCTGTATCTAGTGGCTGAAAACACAGGAGAGATGAACACATAAAGGTCAGCAGGTAAAAACGATTTTCAGTGAATGGTAGCTAATTACTTATGGCGTTAGTTACCTGAGTAACAACAACTGTGcaagcaccagcagcagctgcaactAACAAGTTCGCTTTTGTGCCGAT contains these protein-coding regions:
- the LOC127774539 gene encoding peroxisomal adenine nucleotide carrier 1-like, which translates into the protein MAGDGVDWESVAEATSGAVGALVSTTVLYPLDTCKTKFQAELQTQPGAHKYRNLSDVFWEAVQKRQILSLYQGLKTKNIQSFISQFVYFYGYSYFKRLYLEKSGAKSIGTKANLLVAAAAGACTVVVTQPLDTASSRMQTSAFGKSKGLRATLAEGTWLEAFDGLGISLILTCNPSIQYTVFDQLKQKLIQRQRRKNAEAGGGSSPVALSAFSAFLLGAISKSVATILTYPLIRCKVMIQAADPDEDDDDESERPGKSKSPKTMLGALHAMWSKEGIPGFFKGLHAQILKTVLSSALLLMIKEKISRFTWISLLALRRYLFVSQKRIKSA